The following proteins are co-located in the Microplitis demolitor isolate Queensland-Clemson2020A chromosome 3, iyMicDemo2.1a, whole genome shotgun sequence genome:
- the LOC103572516 gene encoding uncharacterized protein LOC103572516, which yields MYYVIGNPRRTSINTQADYSRYNFREKIPNNRVRDKCNKKRQTLVHKPEEEVWYEPYMSNLQHEYSDASLKCDSKVELPWKDIALPRDSLKIRPQVEIPAHDNQNLKVMGDNDIDSDRDQSLEKKESSGKMELPWNDLLVDNVIVEIKKSPELLAVCDSTLEIPWDKIVLDTPGRINSLPKAEKCIKEDIEIPWDDIMLPSNIIIKSKRRKHPSSSNTKRYYKVDTVDCRTLDSCCDPRCSKNKKIQKPPSE from the coding sequence ATGTATTACGTAATTGGAAACCCGCGAAGAACGAGTATAAATACGCAAGCAGACTACAGTAGATATAATTTCCgtgaaaaaataccaaataatCGAGTACGCGATAAATGTAACAAGAAACGACAGACTCTCGTTCACAAACCAGAAGAAGAAGTATGGTATGAGCCTTATATGAGTAATCTTCAGCATGAGTACTCGGATGCTTCATTAAAATGTGATTCGAAAGTCGAGTTACCTTGGAAAGACATTGCGCTGCCAAGAGATTCTTTGAAAATTCGTCCGCAAGTTGAAATTCCTGCTCACGATAACCAGAATCTGAAAGTGATGGGCGATAATGATATTGACAGTGATAGAGATCAAAGTTTGGAGAAGAAAGAATCTTCAGGAAAAATGGAATTGCCTTGGAATGATTTATTGGTTGATAATGTTATTGTCGAGATCAAAAAGTCACCAGAATTATTGGCTGTTTGTGATTCTACTTTGGAAATACCTTGGGATAAAATAGTTTTGGATACTCCAGGTCGTATAAATTCATTACCTAAAGCTGAAAAATGCATTAAAGAAGATATTGAAATTCCTTGGGATGATATTATGCTACCtagcaatattattattaaatctaaAAGGCGAAAACATCCATCATCTAGTAACACTAAACGTTATTATAAAGTCGATACTGTAGATTGTAGGACATTGGATTCGTGCTGTGATCCCCgttgtagtaaaaataaaaaaattcaaaagccACCGAGTGAGTAG